Proteins co-encoded in one Leucobacter exalbidus genomic window:
- a CDS encoding dihydroxyacetone kinase subunit DhaK, with protein sequence MSESSPTEQAVPTTRLFLPTDNSLELEALRGFVASHGDTLSLTEEPLFVSVRETNPARVVGLVSGGGSGHEPLHAGFVGQGGLDAAVPGRVFASPHNTQVLEASKKVAGSDGVLLIVKNYTGDIIHFGIAAERLAMEGVPVAQIVVDDDVATDDPTTGTGRRGTGATAVVEKLLGARADQGASLAELEQLGNEIIADSRSLAVATGPLTSFATGEEAFEITPGTVEYGIGIHGEPAPETVPATSLEALVKRMTDDILASLPGGTDRVIAVVNGLGGATPLELGAIMHTLEANLTARAITIDSALVGTFVSALDMRGFMITLTKSDDQRRELWLAKAALPGVPATSAYVPVVQPKSETAAVSIPANAIVDAVAARAAAAHAALTRLDQLAGDGDFGDNLVSGVTGAANEADDNGIERLARSFLDNVGGSSGPLIGLLLSAVSAAFADQGENINSVDAAVRFRTGIAEGLAAIQRVGGAQPGDRTMVDALHGAVTCTEDNTVALCRALIAGAQQTSELRAKRGRASYVGERALGAPDAGAIGVSMVLTTIAGSIDPANAAECAALFTALLDELTAAAQAA encoded by the coding sequence TTGTCTGAATCCTCTCCCACCGAGCAGGCTGTGCCGACCACTCGGCTGTTTCTGCCCACCGACAACTCACTCGAGCTTGAGGCCCTTCGCGGTTTCGTGGCGTCGCACGGTGACACGCTGAGCCTCACCGAGGAGCCGCTGTTCGTATCGGTGCGCGAGACCAACCCGGCCCGCGTTGTCGGCCTGGTTTCTGGTGGTGGGTCGGGCCACGAGCCGCTGCACGCCGGGTTTGTGGGACAGGGCGGGCTTGATGCCGCCGTTCCCGGTCGCGTTTTCGCGAGCCCCCACAATACGCAGGTGCTGGAGGCCTCGAAGAAGGTTGCCGGTTCAGATGGCGTGCTGCTGATCGTCAAGAACTACACGGGTGACATCATCCACTTCGGTATCGCCGCCGAGCGCCTCGCCATGGAGGGCGTGCCCGTCGCGCAGATCGTTGTGGACGACGACGTCGCCACCGACGATCCCACCACGGGCACCGGCCGCCGCGGCACCGGCGCCACCGCCGTTGTTGAGAAGCTGCTCGGCGCACGCGCCGATCAGGGCGCCTCGCTTGCTGAGCTGGAGCAGCTCGGCAACGAGATCATCGCCGACAGCCGCAGCCTCGCCGTGGCCACCGGCCCGCTGACCTCGTTTGCGACCGGCGAAGAGGCCTTCGAGATCACCCCCGGCACCGTCGAGTACGGCATCGGCATTCACGGTGAGCCCGCCCCCGAGACGGTCCCCGCGACCAGCCTTGAGGCCCTCGTGAAGCGCATGACCGACGACATTCTCGCGTCGCTGCCCGGCGGCACCGATCGCGTGATCGCGGTCGTCAACGGCCTCGGCGGCGCCACCCCGCTCGAGCTCGGCGCCATCATGCACACGCTCGAGGCCAACCTCACGGCCCGCGCCATCACGATCGACAGCGCACTCGTGGGCACCTTCGTGTCGGCCCTCGACATGCGCGGCTTCATGATCACGCTCACCAAGAGTGACGATCAGCGCCGTGAGCTGTGGCTCGCCAAGGCCGCCCTGCCCGGCGTGCCCGCAACCTCGGCCTACGTGCCCGTGGTGCAGCCCAAGAGCGAGACCGCAGCCGTGTCGATCCCCGCAAACGCGATCGTCGACGCCGTCGCAGCTCGCGCCGCGGCCGCGCACGCCGCACTCACCCGCCTCGACCAGCTCGCCGGTGACGGCGACTTCGGCGACAACCTCGTATCGGGTGTCACCGGTGCCGCCAACGAAGCCGACGACAACGGCATCGAGCGTCTCGCACGCAGCTTCCTCGACAACGTGGGTGGCTCGAGCGGGCCGCTGATCGGCCTGCTGCTGTCGGCCGTGTCTGCCGCATTCGCAGACCAGGGCGAGAATATCAACTCGGTCGACGCCGCCGTGCGCTTCCGCACCGGCATCGCCGAGGGCCTCGCCGCCATTCAGCGCGTGGGCGGCGCCCAGCCCGGCGACCGCACCATGGTGGATGCGCTGCACGGCGCCGTCACCTGCACCGAAGACAACACGGTGGCCCTGTGCCGCGCGCTCATCGCGGGTGCGCAGCAGACCTCAGAGCTGCGCGCCAAGCGCGGCCGTGCAAGCTACGTTGGCGAGCGCGCACTGGGCGCTCCCGACGCTGGCGCGATCGGCGTCTCGATGGTGCTCACCACCATCGCCGGGTCGATTGACCCGGCCAACGCGGCCGAGTGCGCAGCACTCTTCACCGCGCTGCTCGACGAGCTGACCGCCGCCGCACAGGCCGCGTAA
- a CDS encoding polyprenyl synthetase family protein, translated as MRLFRGAQDRRHAKEIQGQLEQIEAELMTHLAFASPVADAPARYLMEAGGKRIRPVLTLLTSELGSGPNELVRRAAQAVEMTHLASLYHDDVMDDAHLRRGVPSAQTVWSNSIAILAGDLLFARASTLVSGMGEDAILLQARTFERLCLGQLHETVGPQAGEDPIPHYIQVLADKTGALIATAARMGVMFSDAPAEYADAVTEYGERIGVAFQLIDDVIDLSPKKEQTGKKAGTDLRAGVATLPLLLLRESAAAGNAADAELLARIDAGVAAIAEGADPAILDPEVTALREHNVTRETEETARRWAADAVAALDVLPKSSVKRALEHMADSIVHREG; from the coding sequence ATGCGGTTGTTCCGCGGCGCGCAAGATAGGCGCCACGCAAAAGAGATCCAGGGACAGCTGGAGCAGATCGAAGCCGAGCTGATGACGCACCTCGCGTTCGCTTCGCCGGTCGCCGACGCTCCCGCCCGGTACCTCATGGAAGCCGGCGGCAAGCGCATCCGCCCCGTGCTCACCCTGCTCACTAGCGAACTGGGCTCTGGCCCCAACGAGCTCGTACGCCGGGCAGCACAGGCCGTCGAAATGACGCACCTGGCCTCGCTTTACCATGACGATGTGATGGACGACGCGCACCTGCGCCGCGGGGTGCCCTCGGCGCAGACCGTGTGGTCGAACTCGATCGCGATTCTCGCCGGTGACCTGCTGTTCGCCCGCGCTTCGACCCTCGTGTCGGGCATGGGCGAGGATGCAATCCTGTTGCAGGCCCGCACCTTCGAGCGTCTCTGCCTCGGTCAGCTGCACGAAACGGTCGGCCCGCAGGCTGGCGAAGACCCGATTCCGCACTACATTCAGGTGCTCGCTGACAAGACTGGCGCCCTGATCGCGACCGCCGCACGCATGGGAGTCATGTTCAGCGATGCTCCGGCCGAATACGCTGACGCGGTGACCGAGTACGGTGAGCGCATCGGCGTCGCCTTCCAGCTCATCGACGACGTCATCGATCTGTCTCCCAAGAAGGAACAGACCGGCAAGAAGGCGGGCACTGACCTGCGCGCCGGTGTCGCGACGCTGCCGCTGCTGCTGCTGCGCGAGAGCGCCGCCGCGGGCAACGCGGCAGACGCCGAGCTGCTCGCACGCATCGACGCGGGTGTTGCCGCGATCGCCGAGGGCGCAGACCCCGCCATCCTCGACCCCGAGGTCACCGCGCTGCGTGAGCACAACGTGACCCGCGAAACTGAGGAGACGGCTAGGCGCTGGGCCGCCGACGCGGTCGCAGCGCTCGACGTGCTGCCGAAGTCATCGGTGAAGCGTGCGCTCGAGCACATGGCCGACTCAATCGTTCACCGCGAGGGCTAA
- a CDS encoding APC family permease: MSQPPTAITLKRTLNLSSLVIFGLAYLTPLIVLGIFGVIAAETDGASSSAYLIALVAMLFTANSYGRMASAYPEAGSAYTYVRRTIGGRIGFLVGWATMLDYLFLPMVIWLIGGSYLQAQFPGIPMPVWILGFIVLTTALNIIGIKVADRVNLILMSFQILVIVFFVALAFAEVARTDGAAGLISTSPFVGEDFGLTGITAGAAIAAYSFLGFDAVTTLTEETIEPKKTVPKAIMLIALIGGGIFVLVSYAVQLVHPGGVFENSDAAAFEIAVRIGGAFFGAVFLAALVVAQFTSGIAAQAAGSRLLFAMGRDGVLPKRIFGVLNRRFHTPLFSILAIALVGVIAIFMDVATSTSFINFGAFIAFTMVNLSVIVFWAKRRKAGEHLNVFLYLLCPIIGVLVILFLLVQLDIHAITLGSIWVAVGVIILAVVTRGFRHQPPSLAVTE; the protein is encoded by the coding sequence ATGTCACAACCACCAACAGCGATCACGCTGAAACGCACGCTGAACCTGTCGTCGCTCGTCATCTTCGGCCTCGCGTATCTCACCCCACTGATCGTGCTGGGCATCTTTGGGGTCATCGCAGCAGAGACCGACGGGGCCAGTTCGAGTGCCTACCTCATCGCGCTCGTCGCCATGCTGTTCACGGCGAACAGCTACGGCCGCATGGCCTCGGCCTACCCCGAGGCCGGTTCGGCGTACACCTACGTGCGACGCACGATCGGCGGCCGCATCGGTTTTCTCGTCGGCTGGGCCACCATGCTCGACTACCTCTTCTTGCCCATGGTGATCTGGCTCATCGGCGGCTCGTACCTGCAGGCCCAGTTCCCCGGCATTCCCATGCCGGTGTGGATTCTCGGCTTCATCGTGCTCACCACCGCGCTGAACATCATCGGCATCAAGGTGGCCGACCGGGTGAACCTCATCTTGATGTCGTTCCAGATTCTCGTGATCGTATTCTTCGTGGCGCTCGCCTTCGCTGAAGTGGCGCGCACCGACGGGGCCGCGGGCCTCATTAGTACCTCACCGTTCGTGGGCGAGGACTTCGGGCTCACGGGCATCACTGCCGGCGCCGCCATCGCCGCGTACTCGTTCCTCGGCTTTGACGCGGTCACAACGCTCACCGAAGAAACGATCGAACCTAAGAAAACCGTGCCCAAGGCGATCATGTTGATCGCGCTGATCGGCGGCGGTATCTTCGTGCTCGTGTCATACGCGGTGCAGCTCGTGCACCCCGGTGGCGTGTTTGAAAACTCTGACGCGGCAGCATTCGAAATCGCCGTGCGCATCGGCGGCGCCTTCTTCGGCGCCGTGTTCTTGGCGGCGCTCGTCGTCGCTCAGTTCACCTCGGGTATCGCGGCGCAGGCCGCGGGCAGCCGCTTGCTGTTCGCAATGGGCCGCGACGGCGTACTGCCCAAGCGCATCTTCGGCGTGCTCAACCGCCGGTTCCACACCCCGCTGTTCAGCATTCTCGCGATCGCCCTCGTTGGGGTCATCGCGATCTTCATGGACGTGGCTACCTCCACCTCGTTCATCAACTTCGGCGCATTCATCGCGTTTACGATGGTCAACCTGTCGGTCATCGTGTTCTGGGCGAAGCGGCGCAAGGCCGGTGAACACCTGAACGTGTTCCTCTACCTGCTGTGCCCGATCATCGGCGTGCTCGTGATTTTGTTCTTGCTCGTGCAGCTCGACATTCACGCCATCACACTCGGCAGCATTTGGGTCGCTGTCGGCGTGATCATTCTCGCCGTGGTCACCCGCGGGTTCCGTCACCAGCCTCCGTCGCTCGCGGTCACCGAGTAG
- the ubiE gene encoding bifunctional demethylmenaquinone methyltransferase/2-methoxy-6-polyprenyl-1,4-benzoquinol methylase UbiE, producing MEPVTRPDTSTKHADEVSAMFDEVSPRYDLINDVLTVGNDRLWRIATTKAVGPRKGMRILDLAAGTGTSSAALAAHGAHVVAADFSEGMLAEGRKRQAGNDLIEFVWADATQLPFEDNSFDAATISYGLRNVNDPRKAIAEMRRVVKPGGRVVIAEFSTPPSSAIRAPYAWYGKHVLPRIAGAINREAAAAYSYLNESIEAWPSQDELASWLRDAGLERVAYRNLTFGIVALHRGFVPREPVVVTAADTAAAKPAEQKPAAKKPAAKKPAAAAKPAVAKKPAAKKPATLKPAAAKPAASAKPAAAKPAATAKPAAAAKPVAPKPAAAKPAATDTPAKPAAQPTTTGDVQ from the coding sequence ATGGAGCCTGTGACTCGCCCAGACACTTCCACCAAGCACGCCGACGAGGTTTCGGCCATGTTCGATGAGGTTTCCCCCAGATATGACCTCATAAACGACGTGCTGACGGTGGGTAACGACCGCCTCTGGCGCATCGCGACCACGAAAGCGGTCGGACCTCGCAAGGGAATGCGCATTCTTGACCTGGCAGCCGGCACCGGCACCTCGTCAGCCGCCCTCGCCGCACACGGCGCCCACGTCGTCGCTGCAGACTTCTCTGAAGGCATGCTCGCCGAGGGGCGTAAGCGCCAGGCAGGCAACGATCTCATCGAGTTCGTGTGGGCCGATGCGACCCAGCTGCCCTTCGAAGACAACAGCTTTGACGCCGCCACCATCTCCTATGGCCTGCGCAACGTCAACGACCCGCGCAAGGCCATCGCCGAGATGCGCCGCGTCGTGAAGCCCGGCGGCCGCGTCGTGATTGCCGAGTTCTCGACCCCGCCGTCGTCAGCGATTCGGGCACCGTATGCCTGGTACGGCAAGCACGTGCTGCCGCGCATCGCCGGTGCGATTAACCGCGAAGCCGCAGCCGCCTACAGCTACCTCAACGAGTCGATCGAGGCATGGCCGTCGCAAGACGAGCTCGCCTCGTGGCTGCGCGATGCCGGTCTCGAGCGGGTCGCCTACCGCAACCTCACGTTCGGTATCGTGGCGCTGCACCGCGGGTTCGTGCCGCGCGAGCCGGTCGTGGTGACCGCCGCCGATACGGCCGCTGCAAAGCCTGCCGAGCAGAAGCCTGCCGCGAAGAAGCCCGCGGCCAAGAAGCCTGCTGCTGCGGCGAAGCCCGCAGTCGCGAAAAAGCCGGCCGCGAAGAAGCCTGCAACGCTGAAGCCCGCTGCTGCCAAGCCTGCTGCTTCGGCTAAGCCGGCCGCTGCGAAGCCTGCCGCTACGGCGAAGCCTGCTGCTGCCGCGAAGCCGGTAGCGCCGAAGCCCGCCGCCGCGAAGCCCGCTGCGACAGATACTCCCGCGAAGCCCGCGGCCCAGCCAACGACCACCGGAGACGTACAGTGA
- a CDS encoding Sir2 family NAD-dependent protein deacetylase: MQHDSHPSAELARLAEIVAAGPAAVLTGAGLSTDSGIPDYRGAGSPPRTPMRISEFMADEAYRRRFWAGARVGAARMSGLSPNTGHLALARLEMGGHVTGVATQNVDGLHRAAGSRTVVELHGRGDVIVCTRCHRTFTRATVLAQFDARNPGYAEAHAHAQIAPDGDAEVTQLAGVAVPECEACGGILRPDVVYFGEMVPTPVFQSAAALVEHAGSLILAGTSLAVNTGMRLVHRAERLGLPIVVINHGPTAVDARASTTLRIEGGTSEVLGAAADLLG, from the coding sequence GTGCAGCACGACTCCCACCCATCTGCCGAGCTGGCGCGGCTCGCCGAGATCGTGGCCGCGGGCCCCGCGGCGGTGCTCACGGGCGCGGGCCTGTCAACCGACTCTGGCATCCCCGATTATCGCGGCGCCGGATCCCCGCCCCGCACCCCCATGCGCATCAGTGAGTTCATGGCCGATGAGGCCTACCGCCGCAGGTTTTGGGCCGGTGCCCGCGTGGGCGCGGCCCGCATGTCGGGCCTCAGCCCCAACACCGGGCATCTCGCGCTGGCCCGGCTCGAAATGGGCGGGCACGTCACGGGGGTGGCGACGCAAAACGTCGACGGGCTACACCGCGCTGCCGGATCGCGCACCGTTGTCGAGCTGCACGGTCGTGGCGATGTCATCGTGTGCACCCGCTGCCATCGCACGTTCACGCGTGCCACGGTGCTCGCGCAGTTTGACGCACGCAACCCCGGGTATGCCGAGGCGCACGCGCACGCCCAGATCGCACCCGACGGTGACGCCGAGGTCACCCAGTTGGCGGGTGTCGCGGTGCCCGAGTGTGAGGCGTGCGGCGGGATCTTGCGGCCCGACGTCGTCTACTTTGGTGAAATGGTGCCCACGCCCGTGTTTCAATCGGCGGCGGCGCTGGTGGAGCACGCCGGCAGCCTGATTCTTGCGGGCACTTCGCTCGCGGTGAACACGGGCATGCGGCTCGTGCACCGGGCCGAACGCTTAGGGCTGCCGATTGTGGTGATCAATCATGGCCCGACCGCCGTCGATGCCCGCGCCTCGACCACGCTGCGCATCGAGGGCGGCACGAGCGAGGTGCTCGGTGCCGCGGCCGACCTGTTGGGGTGA
- a CDS encoding isochorismate synthase, giving the protein MTRPLAGGVDLLPLTDPAAPLAWLRGDRGAVGIGEALRLTFHGPTRFRDAAEAWRLISEAATVDDPVHMPGSGLVAFGAFAFASSSATASTLIVPSTIVARHRDLWWVTRVTDLSTDQHPADSAADHVSAADLPQATAAGFWPGVAFADLREQAAPSVSAYLAGVREADDRIARGELEKIVIARQVRGSLDADADLRTPIGRLADRYLDCWTYAVDGLIGASPETLVRSTGGSVSARVLAGTRGRHPEDAAHDARARTDLLTSSKEQHEHSFAVQSVVTALAPHVTSLRTSEEPFALELPNVWHLATDLGANLGEAGSSLSLVDALHPTAAVAGTPTAGAIAAIDALEPFDRGRYSGAVGWIDQAGDGEWAIALRCAQLGEADPATGTREIIASAGGGIVAGSDPAGELRETVSKFRPVTEAFAR; this is encoded by the coding sequence GTGACACGCCCCCTTGCAGGCGGCGTCGATCTGCTCCCCCTTACTGACCCCGCCGCACCGCTTGCGTGGCTGCGTGGCGACCGCGGTGCCGTCGGCATCGGTGAGGCGCTGCGCCTCACCTTTCACGGCCCCACCCGGTTTCGCGATGCGGCGGAAGCGTGGCGACTCATCTCTGAGGCGGCCACGGTCGATGATCCGGTGCATATGCCCGGCTCAGGCCTCGTGGCGTTTGGCGCGTTCGCATTCGCGTCGAGCAGCGCGACCGCCAGCACCCTGATCGTGCCCAGCACCATCGTGGCGCGGCACCGCGATCTGTGGTGGGTGACGCGGGTCACCGACCTGTCCACTGATCAGCATCCCGCCGACTCCGCTGCCGATCATGTGAGCGCGGCCGATCTGCCGCAGGCCACGGCCGCAGGCTTCTGGCCTGGTGTCGCGTTTGCCGATTTGCGTGAGCAAGCGGCCCCCTCGGTGTCGGCATATCTCGCCGGAGTGCGCGAGGCCGATGACCGCATCGCGCGTGGCGAGCTCGAAAAAATCGTGATCGCCCGGCAGGTGCGCGGGTCACTCGATGCCGACGCCGATCTGCGCACGCCCATCGGCCGGCTCGCTGACCGCTACCTCGACTGCTGGACCTACGCCGTCGACGGCCTCATCGGCGCGAGCCCCGAAACGCTCGTGCGCTCCACCGGCGGTTCGGTGTCGGCCCGCGTGCTCGCCGGCACCCGGGGTCGCCACCCCGAAGACGCCGCGCACGATGCCCGCGCCCGCACCGACCTGCTCACGAGTTCGAAAGAGCAGCACGAGCACTCGTTCGCGGTGCAGAGCGTGGTCACCGCGCTCGCGCCGCACGTCACCAGCCTGCGCACGAGCGAAGAACCATTTGCGCTCGAGCTGCCCAATGTGTGGCACCTCGCGACCGATCTGGGCGCGAATCTTGGCGAAGCCGGATCCTCGCTCTCGCTCGTCGATGCCCTGCATCCGACTGCCGCGGTAGCCGGCACCCCCACCGCGGGGGCCATCGCGGCCATTGACGCGCTCGAGCCCTTCGACCGGGGCCGGTACTCGGGCGCGGTGGGCTGGATCGATCAGGCGGGCGACGGCGAGTGGGCGATCGCGCTGCGGTGCGCGCAGCTCGGCGAGGCTGACCCCGCAACCGGCACCCGCGAGATTATCGCGAGCGCCGGCGGCGGCATCGTCGCAGGCTCAGACCCCGCGGGCGAGCTGCGCGAAACGGTCTCAAAATTTCGCCCGGTCACCGAGGCGTTCGCGCGCTAA
- a CDS encoding FadR/GntR family transcriptional regulator has translation MDSRGSEVAADLTSTLFDAPGAAAATRLSAVDTVRARILLAVEHALITPGTKLPRTPLIASGLEVSEITARRALESLVEDGVLVRRRGRGGGTFVSDSPPQLQDSSVVAYRADEQAIHRLIDQRSLMESAIVFAAAQTATPAQCAVLDSFLDRSEAAESWLEHHLPDREFHLYCAEMSGLPETATYAAYYEALTRYYVPYPMDRMSNSRCEHRALVAAFRANDPAAAVRVTRQHVDALRREMFFGLSRPAAAAGDSRS, from the coding sequence ATGGATTCGCGAGGTAGTGAAGTTGCGGCAGATCTCACCTCGACGCTGTTTGATGCTCCCGGCGCTGCTGCCGCGACGCGACTCTCGGCGGTCGACACGGTGCGCGCACGCATTTTGCTCGCGGTTGAGCACGCGCTCATCACGCCGGGCACCAAATTGCCGCGCACCCCGCTCATCGCTTCGGGCCTCGAAGTCAGCGAAATCACCGCCCGTCGCGCCCTCGAGAGCCTCGTCGAAGATGGGGTGCTCGTGCGTCGGCGCGGGCGCGGGGGTGGCACGTTCGTGTCAGATAGCCCGCCGCAGCTGCAGGATTCCTCGGTCGTGGCGTATCGCGCCGACGAGCAGGCCATCCACCGGCTCATTGATCAGCGCAGCCTGATGGAGAGCGCCATCGTCTTCGCTGCGGCGCAGACCGCGACGCCCGCGCAGTGCGCGGTGCTCGACAGCTTTCTCGATCGCTCTGAGGCGGCAGAAAGCTGGCTCGAACACCACCTGCCCGACCGCGAGTTTCACCTCTACTGCGCCGAGATGAGCGGGCTGCCTGAGACGGCGACCTACGCCGCCTATTACGAGGCGCTCACCCGGTACTACGTGCCCTATCCCATGGATCGGATGTCGAATTCGCGCTGTGAGCACCGCGCATTGGTGGCGGCTTTTCGCGCGAATGATCCCGCTGCCGCGGTGCGGGTGACGCGTCAGCACGTTGACGCGCTTAGGCGAGAGATGTTCTTTGGCCTGAGCCGGCCTGCGGCCGCTGCGGGTGACTCGCGCAGCTAA
- a CDS encoding FAD-dependent oxidoreductase, with protein sequence METMRLAIVGAGPAGIYAADLLQKAERDFEVEIDLFEQLPAPYGLVRYGVSPDHPRIKGIINALRDVLDSGSVRYFGNVRYGQDVVLDDLKKHYHAVIFSTGAIRDAALSIPGIDAEGSYGAADYVSWFDGHPDVPRTWPLEAQSVGVIGNGNVALDVSRMLIKHADDLLPTEIPQNVYEGLKANPIEELHLFGRRGPKYVKFTPLELRELGELNDVDMVIDERDFDREDAYADEVLAKNKQVLVMTRIMDKWRKDQQEREAAGEQASRKLHMHFWSKPVEVVTEDGRVTGLKIERTAPDGEGGIIDTGEFEIIPMQSLYRAVGYFGSPVDEVPFDEARGVIPNAQGRVQNLEGDQVHGVYATGWIKRGPVGLIGHTKSDAMETLESLMADRATWWQPEAPTADAIPALLQERKVPYTDLEGWHRLDEHELALGAAEDRTRIKVVPRDEMTRISRGE encoded by the coding sequence ATGGAAACCATGCGACTGGCAATTGTTGGAGCTGGCCCCGCCGGTATCTATGCCGCCGACCTGCTGCAGAAGGCAGAGCGCGACTTCGAGGTCGAAATCGACCTCTTCGAGCAGCTTCCCGCCCCCTACGGGCTGGTGCGCTATGGCGTCTCGCCCGATCACCCGCGCATCAAGGGCATCATTAACGCCCTGCGCGACGTGCTCGACAGCGGCAGCGTGCGCTACTTCGGTAACGTGCGCTACGGCCAAGACGTGGTGCTTGACGACCTGAAGAAGCACTACCACGCGGTGATCTTCTCGACCGGCGCGATTCGCGATGCGGCGCTGTCGATTCCCGGTATTGACGCCGAGGGCTCATACGGCGCGGCCGATTACGTGAGCTGGTTCGACGGGCACCCCGATGTGCCGCGCACCTGGCCGCTCGAGGCGCAGTCGGTGGGCGTGATCGGCAACGGTAACGTCGCGCTCGACGTTTCGCGCATGCTGATCAAGCACGCCGATGACCTGCTGCCCACCGAGATTCCGCAGAACGTCTACGAGGGGCTGAAAGCGAACCCGATCGAAGAGCTGCACCTGTTTGGCCGCCGCGGCCCCAAGTACGTGAAGTTCACGCCGCTTGAGCTGCGCGAGCTGGGTGAATTGAACGACGTCGACATGGTGATCGACGAGCGTGACTTCGACCGCGAAGACGCCTACGCCGACGAGGTGCTGGCGAAGAACAAGCAGGTGCTCGTAATGACGCGCATCATGGACAAGTGGCGCAAGGATCAGCAGGAGCGCGAGGCCGCCGGTGAGCAGGCGTCACGCAAGCTGCACATGCACTTCTGGTCGAAGCCCGTCGAGGTTGTGACCGAAGACGGCCGCGTCACCGGCCTCAAGATCGAGCGCACCGCGCCCGATGGCGAGGGTGGCATCATCGACACCGGCGAGTTTGAGATTATTCCGATGCAGTCGCTGTACCGCGCGGTGGGCTACTTCGGTTCGCCCGTCGACGAGGTGCCCTTCGACGAGGCACGCGGCGTCATCCCCAACGCTCAGGGGCGCGTGCAGAACCTTGAGGGCGACCAGGTGCACGGCGTGTACGCGACCGGCTGGATCAAGCGCGGCCCCGTTGGCCTCATCGGCCACACGAAGTCTGACGCGATGGAGACCCTCGAGTCGCTGATGGCCGACCGCGCCACCTGGTGGCAGCCCGAGGCTCCGACCGCCGACGCGATCCCCGCGCTGCTGCAGGAGCGCAAGGTGCCCTACACCGATCTTGAAGGCTGGCACCGCCTCGACGAGCACGAGCTCGCCCTCGGCGCCGCCGAAGACCGCACCCGCATCAAGGTGGTGCCGCGCGACGAAATGACGCGCATCTCCCGCGGCGAATAA
- a CDS encoding carbon-nitrogen hydrolase family protein, which produces MNTYQAGQVAALPSEDGPLFIGLAQRSPIAYENPLPQFRRDVAATLAARPEIGLLVYPEMHLHGTEHLPEADRPAALKSAAAALDSTFVQALGEIAAEFQIWLSPGSIGERGPNGEFYNTQLLFDPAGQLRAHYRKIFPWRPFEPHLPGTEFSVTEMDSLGAAGLSICYDAWFPEHSRQLAWLGADLVLNIVKTTSDDREQELALARANAIVNQNYMISVNCAGPVGRGRSIAVGPEGWVLAEAGLGEETLVVPFSRAEVTRVRTEGTAGSNRLWHQFGPTDAPVPLPMYEGRIDPRTWTPRTTAD; this is translated from the coding sequence ATGAACACTTATCAGGCGGGGCAGGTGGCAGCGCTGCCGAGCGAAGACGGGCCACTCTTTATCGGCCTCGCACAGCGATCTCCCATCGCGTACGAAAACCCGCTGCCGCAGTTTCGTCGCGATGTCGCGGCAACGCTCGCGGCCCGGCCCGAGATTGGGCTGCTGGTGTACCCCGAGATGCACCTGCACGGTACCGAGCACCTCCCAGAGGCCGACCGGCCGGCGGCGTTGAAATCTGCCGCGGCAGCGCTCGACTCGACATTTGTGCAGGCGCTTGGCGAGATCGCCGCAGAGTTTCAGATCTGGTTGAGCCCGGGCAGCATCGGCGAGCGGGGCCCCAATGGCGAGTTTTATAACACCCAGCTGCTGTTTGATCCGGCCGGGCAGCTGCGCGCCCACTACCGCAAGATTTTCCCATGGCGGCCATTTGAGCCCCACCTCCCTGGCACCGAGTTTTCGGTGACTGAGATGGACAGCCTGGGGGCCGCGGGGCTCTCCATTTGCTACGACGCGTGGTTCCCCGAGCACTCCAGGCAGCTGGCCTGGTTGGGCGCCGATCTGGTGCTCAACATCGTAAAGACCACGAGCGACGACCGCGAACAAGAGCTGGCGCTCGCCCGGGCGAACGCAATCGTGAACCAGAACTACATGATCAGCGTGAACTGCGCAGGCCCGGTGGGCCGTGGCCGCAGCATCGCGGTGGGCCCCGAGGGTTGGGTGCTCGCTGAAGCCGGGCTCGGCGAGGAAACGCTGGTTGTGCCGTTCTCGCGCGCAGAGGTCACCCGGGTGCGCACCGAGGGCACCGCCGGATCCAACCGGCTGTGGCACCAGTTCGGCCCGACCGATGCGCCGGTGCCCCTGCCGATGTACGAGGGGCGCATCGACCCGCGCACCTGGACGCCGCGCACCACCGCTGATTAG